In the Harmonia axyridis chromosome 3, icHarAxyr1.1, whole genome shotgun sequence genome, one interval contains:
- the LOC123675011 gene encoding uncharacterized protein LOC123675011, whose amino-acid sequence MNPTRTGARTSRIQCCVVGCRNAYYNTDTSIKFYSSPKRWFEKERKQTWINSVSRVCADGTSGEWQPKEFHKICSAHFVGNAKSNDPSKPSYNPTIFPQEYERKDNSVTDNSTEKKERCKRKIARSKRKNIPKEKSPQSPCPCDDESLSMKVDEGKKEFSSQTEPSDLEEIFLFESNFMGHSVEGRCDVTTQCNIADKTKLFS is encoded by the exons ATGAATCCTACACGTACAGGCGCACGAACATCACGAATTCAGTGCTGTGTAGTCGGTTGCCGCAATGCATATTACAATACAGACActtctatcaaattttattcttcTCCGAAAAGGTGGTTCGAGAAAGAAAGGAAACAGACATGGATTAATAGCGTAAGCAGAGTTTG TGCTGATGGTACTTCGGGAGAATGGCAACCTAAAGAattccataaaatatgcagTGCTCATTTTGTAGGAAACGCGAAGAGTAACGATCCGAGTAAGCCTTCATACAACCCAACAATTTTTCCACAG GAGTATGAAAGAAAAGATAATTCGGTAACCGATAATTCCACAGAGAAAAAGGAAAGATGTAAAAGAAAAATAGCCCGATCCAAAAGAAAGAATATACCCAAGGAGAAATCACCTCAATCTCCATGCCCATGTGATGACGAAAGTCTTTCAATGAAAGTTGACGAAGGAAAAAAGGAATTCTCATCTCAAACTGAACCAAGTGATTtggaagaaatatttttatttgagagtaATTTCATGGGCCATAGTGTAGAGGGAAGGTGTGACGTGACAACTCAGTGTAACATTGCTGATAAGACAAAATTATTCAGTTGA